The proteins below are encoded in one region of Cololabis saira isolate AMF1-May2022 chromosome 21, fColSai1.1, whole genome shotgun sequence:
- the LOC133422030 gene encoding uncharacterized protein LOC133422030: MAPPQWTTSVLLASLILVLCSASAWSDSSANPSALARFKRGQITPEIRTKIDKGFDVVVTSLRAFKDVMTHVDPDQVATVMSALGSFAALAPGIGTAFAATISLILLFIPTEDKVMNEFAEVNNKLDSISMQISQLKTDVKVSSFLSAYTTNEATIVNAWKEFEKFKKKPTDDDKENNINIKNFIKYYKDTNVRKEVDNLFYFLTVEGVSISENINNLYKEKFECHVKYMGIYSLYLNDLMLKGMILNQVYLQLTHQSSPDDHTQRVNNLKKLYEIQKNTLRECYDSYEEQMEKDVEKIAKSFKPEEKKDIAEKVKTHLDDKYSWYDWLVVVYNTEDEKKHKIHNMIKIIANTVTVAVTYTLKVSPAEEEIVKQEISTISQKCDVEQLKDYTITLSSPGSGHERFVDLTEYVMIGEVMNRHKDVAELPEPLRIITCKNKWHKSVALHYSRKVEVCKPNPCQNGGVCKRLLESNNFLCECQDSFWGDLCENKVDTDQIREMLKDIPDTVPVPERQPPKATNSQGGGMGGKPPKATNSQGARKSG, from the coding sequence atGGCTCCTCCACAGTGGACGACCTCCGTCCTGTTGGCTTCCCTGATCCTCGTCCTCTGCTCCGCCTCTGCGTGGTCAGATTCCTCCGCCAACCCATCGGCTCTCGCCCGGTTCAAGAGAGGTCAGATTACACCTGAAATCAGAACTAAAATTGACAAAGGCTTCGATGTCGTGGTGACATCCCTGCGTGCTTTCAAAGACGTGATGACTCACGTTGACCCGGACCAGGTGGCCACTGTGATGAGTGCCCTGGGGTCCTTTGCTGCGCTGGCGCCGGGCATCGGCACTGCGTTCGCTGCCACCATCAGTCTGATCCTACTTTTCATACCAACTGAGGACAAAGTGATGAATGAGTTTGCTGAGGTCAACAATAAGCTGGACTCCatctccatgcagatctcccaACTCAAGACTGACGTGAAGGTTTCCAGCTTCCTCAGTGCCTACACTACAAACGAAGCTACCATCGTCAACGCCTGGAAGGAGTTCGAAAAGTTCAAAAAGAAGCCAACGGATGATGAtaaggaaaacaacattaacattaaaaatTTTATTAAATACTACAAGGACACAAATGTGAGGAAGGAGGTTGATAACTTATTTTACTTCCTGACAGTGGAAGGCGTATCCATCAGTGAAAACATCAACAATTTGTACAAAGAGAAGTTTGAATGTCACGTTAAGTACATGGGTATATATAGCTTGTATTTAAATGATCTGATGTTGAAGGGAATGATTCTGAATCAGGTTTATTTACAACTGACTCATCAAAGCTCACCTGATGACCACACACAACGGGTTAACAATCTAAAGAAACTCTATGAAAttcaaaaaaatacattaagggAGTGCTACGACTCCTATGAGGAACAGATGGAGAAGGATGTGGAGAAGATCGCTAAAAGCTTCAAacctgaggaaaaaaaggacatcGCTGAGAAGGTGAAGACTCATCTTGACGATAAGTACAGCTGGTACGATTGGCTGGTGGTGGTGTACAACACCGAAGACGAGAAAAAACACAAGATACATAACATGATAAAGATTATTGCCAACACCGTGACGGTAGCTGTGACCTACACCCTGAAGGTCAGTCCGGCTGAGGAGGAAATTGTTAAACAAGAAATCAGTACAATATCCCAAAAATGTGACGTTGAACAACTGAAAGATTATACTATAACTCTCTCTTCTCCAGGAAGTGGTCATGAAAGATTCGTCGATTTGACTGAATACGTCATGATAGGAGAAGTGATGAATAGACATAAAGACGTTGCAGAATTACCAGAGCCCTTACGTATAATTACATGTAAAAATAAGTGGCACAAGAGTGTTGCTCTGCACTACTCCAGGAAGGTAGAGGTCTGCAAACCTAACCCGTGTCAGAACGGCGGAGTGTGCAAGAGGCTGCTGGAGTCCAACAACTTCCTGTGTGAGTGTCAGGACAGTTTCTGGGGAGACTtatgtgagaataaagttgacacAGACCAGATTCGTGAGATGCTCAAGGACATTCCCGACACCGTCCCCGTCCCTGAAAGACAACCACCAAAGGCAACGAATAGCCAAGGTGGAGGGATGGGAGGAAAACCACCAAAGGCAACGAATAGCCAGGGTGCAAGGAAGAGCGGTTAG